The proteins below are encoded in one region of Populus alba chromosome 2, ASM523922v2, whole genome shotgun sequence:
- the LOC118057008 gene encoding autophagy-related protein 8f, whose translation MTKSSFKQEHDFEKRRAEAARIREKYPDRIPVIVEKAERSDIPNIDKKKYLVPADLTVGQFVYVIRKRIKLSAEKAIFIFVDNVLPPTGAIMSTIYDENKDEDGFLYVTYSGENTFGCHELP comes from the exons aTGACTAAGAGCAGCTTCAAGCAAGAGCATGATTTTG AGAAGAGGAGAGCTGAAGCTGCGAGAATCAGGGAGAAATACCCAGACAGAATTCcg GTAATTGTGGAGAAGGCGGAGAGAAGTGATATTCCCAATATTGACAAGAAAAA ATATCTAGTGCCTGCTGACCTGACAGTGGGTCAATTTGTTTATGTGATCCGGAAGAGAATTAAACTGAGTGCAGAAAAggcaatttttatatttgtggaCAATGTTCTCCCACCAACCG GAGCAATAATGTCCACAATCTATGATGAAAACAAGGATGAAGATGGATTTCTCTATGTTACATACAGTGGGGAAAACACATTTGGGTGTCATGAGTTGCCATAG